The Corallococcus exiguus genome has a window encoding:
- the acs gene encoding acetate--CoA ligase: MATDTDSLFQPKEAFRRTAHVQSLEEYQRLYRQSLDAPDAFWGEQARQLTWFHPPESIREVNEQAADFAWFVGGKLNVTVNCVDRHAKARPDKAAILWAKNTPGEYETITFRDLAHHVNRLANVLKAHGVRKGDRVIVYLPMIPELVYSLLACARIGAVHSVVFAGFSADSLRERVLDSGAKVVITANEGPRGPKSVATKAITDEALDGLPQVTSVLVARRTPKEVPMREGRDHWLDVEVRKHRGVCPAEWMDAEDPLFILYTSGSTGKPKGVLHTTGGYLVYANTTFRYIFDTQPDDVHFCTADVGWVTGHSYLVYGPLSTGTTTVLFESTPTWPDASRLWQVVDDLKATTLYTAPTALRSLIKEGDSFVTKSSRKSLRLLGSVGEPINPEVWRWFHDVVGEGRCPVVDTWWQTETGGILIAPLPGATPCKPGSATLPFFGVEPVLVDEEGKKLEGNGVNGNLCLARSWPGQARTLYGHHSRFVETYYARFLPLYFTGDGCRRDEDGYYWITGRVDDVLNVSGHRLGTAEVESALVAHEAVAEAAVVGFPHELKGTGVCAFVTVKPDFLRTPDEKMVGSLREQVRHVIGPIATPDRVVLVSGLPKTRSGKILRRMLRKIAGGETENLGDASTLADPAVLEELLTKGLPPAPRH; the protein is encoded by the coding sequence ATGGCCACCGACACGGATTCGCTCTTCCAGCCCAAGGAAGCCTTCCGCCGTACCGCGCACGTGCAGAGCCTGGAGGAGTACCAGCGCCTCTACCGTCAGAGCCTGGACGCTCCGGACGCCTTCTGGGGCGAACAGGCCCGGCAGCTCACCTGGTTCCACCCGCCGGAGTCCATCCGCGAGGTGAACGAACAGGCCGCCGACTTCGCCTGGTTCGTGGGCGGCAAGCTCAACGTGACGGTCAACTGTGTGGACCGCCACGCGAAGGCGCGCCCGGACAAGGCCGCCATCCTCTGGGCCAAGAACACGCCCGGCGAGTACGAGACCATTACCTTCCGCGACCTCGCCCACCACGTGAACCGTCTGGCCAACGTGCTCAAGGCGCACGGCGTGCGGAAGGGCGACCGCGTCATCGTCTACCTGCCCATGATTCCGGAGCTGGTGTACTCGCTGCTGGCGTGCGCGCGCATCGGCGCGGTGCACTCGGTGGTGTTCGCGGGCTTCTCCGCGGACTCGCTGCGCGAGCGCGTGCTGGACTCCGGCGCGAAGGTCGTCATCACCGCCAATGAAGGCCCGCGCGGCCCCAAGAGCGTGGCCACCAAGGCCATCACCGACGAGGCCCTGGACGGCCTGCCCCAGGTGACGTCCGTGCTCGTCGCGCGCCGCACGCCCAAGGAAGTGCCCATGCGCGAGGGGCGTGACCACTGGCTGGACGTGGAGGTGCGGAAGCACCGCGGCGTCTGCCCTGCGGAGTGGATGGACGCGGAGGATCCGCTCTTCATCCTCTACACGTCCGGCTCCACCGGGAAGCCCAAGGGCGTGCTGCACACGACGGGCGGATATCTCGTCTACGCGAACACGACGTTCCGCTACATCTTCGACACGCAGCCGGACGACGTGCACTTCTGCACCGCGGACGTGGGCTGGGTGACGGGCCACTCGTATCTCGTGTACGGCCCGCTCTCCACTGGCACCACCACGGTCCTCTTCGAGTCCACCCCGACGTGGCCGGACGCGAGCCGCCTCTGGCAAGTGGTGGACGACCTGAAGGCCACCACGCTCTACACCGCGCCCACCGCGCTGCGCTCGCTCATCAAGGAGGGCGACAGCTTCGTCACGAAGTCGTCCCGCAAGTCGCTGCGCCTGTTGGGCAGCGTGGGAGAGCCCATCAATCCGGAGGTCTGGCGCTGGTTCCACGACGTGGTGGGCGAGGGCCGCTGCCCCGTGGTGGACACCTGGTGGCAGACGGAGACGGGCGGCATCCTCATCGCGCCGCTGCCGGGCGCGACGCCCTGCAAGCCCGGCAGCGCCACCCTCCCCTTCTTCGGCGTGGAGCCGGTGCTGGTGGATGAAGAGGGCAAGAAGCTGGAGGGCAACGGCGTCAACGGCAACCTGTGCCTCGCGCGCTCGTGGCCCGGCCAGGCGCGCACGCTGTACGGCCACCACTCGCGCTTCGTGGAGACGTACTACGCGCGCTTCCTGCCGCTGTACTTCACCGGCGACGGCTGCCGCCGCGACGAGGACGGCTACTACTGGATCACCGGCCGCGTGGACGACGTGCTCAACGTATCCGGCCACCGCCTGGGCACCGCGGAGGTGGAGAGCGCGCTCGTCGCCCACGAGGCCGTCGCCGAGGCCGCCGTGGTGGGCTTCCCGCACGAGTTGAAGGGCACGGGCGTGTGCGCCTTCGTCACGGTGAAGCCGGACTTCCTGCGCACGCCAGACGAGAAGATGGTGGGCAGCTTGCGCGAGCAGGTGCGGCACGTGATTGGGCCCATCGCCACGCCGGACCGGGTGGTGCTGGTGTCGGGCCTGCCCAAGACGCGCTCCGGGAAGATTCTGCGCCGCATGCTCCGCAAGATTGCTGGCGGCGAGACGGAGAACCTGGGTGACGCGAGCACGCTCGCGGACCCCGCCGTGCTGGAAGAACTGCTCACCAAGGGCCTGCCTCCGGCCCCGCGCCACTGA
- a CDS encoding sodium:solute symporter family transporter — protein sequence MNPTTAGTQIGQPNTTAIVFFLLFVSITLAITYWAARKTKTTSEFFAAGGGISAGQNGFALAGDFMSAASFLGIAGLVATSGFDGLIYSVGWLVGWPVVTFLIAEPLRNLGKYTFADVVAYRLKQTPVRLSAAVGTLTVVVFYLIAQMVGAGNLIRLLFGLSYETAVVIVGAVMILYVLFGGMIATTWVQIVKAVLLLGGATALAISVLYKFGFSPAALFSEAVNRYGPEALAPGKLVSNPLETISLGLALMFGTAGLPHILMRFYTVPNAKAARTSVFYATGLIGFFYLVTFILGFGASVLVGRQAIVSVDKGGNMAAPMLAEVVGGTGFLGFISAVSFATILAVVAGLTLSGAAALSHDLWSSVVRKGHAPEAEQLKVARIASLALGILAIILGVVFKNQNVAFMVGLAFAIAASANFPALLLSMLWRGFTTKGAVASMLTGSISAVLLIFLSPTVQVELLGNASALFPLKNPGIVTIPLSFIVGWVVSVLAPEAEASARFAEVEHRMHVGAAVTPPVTVPTGVTGTVPPGIPEAPQKI from the coding sequence ATGAATCCCACGACCGCGGGCACGCAGATTGGCCAGCCCAACACCACGGCCATTGTCTTCTTCCTCCTCTTCGTCAGCATCACGCTGGCCATCACGTACTGGGCGGCGCGCAAGACGAAGACGACGTCGGAGTTCTTCGCCGCCGGTGGCGGCATCAGCGCCGGGCAGAACGGCTTCGCGCTGGCGGGCGACTTCATGAGCGCCGCCAGCTTCCTGGGCATCGCGGGGCTCGTGGCCACGTCCGGCTTCGACGGGCTCATCTACTCCGTGGGCTGGCTGGTGGGCTGGCCCGTGGTGACCTTCCTCATCGCGGAGCCCCTGCGCAACCTGGGCAAGTACACCTTCGCGGACGTGGTGGCCTACCGCCTGAAGCAGACCCCGGTGCGCCTGTCCGCCGCGGTGGGCACGCTCACCGTCGTCGTCTTCTATCTGATTGCCCAGATGGTGGGCGCGGGCAACCTCATCCGCCTGCTGTTCGGCCTCTCCTATGAGACGGCCGTCGTCATCGTGGGCGCGGTGATGATCCTCTACGTGCTGTTCGGCGGGATGATCGCCACCACCTGGGTGCAGATCGTCAAGGCGGTGCTGCTGCTGGGCGGCGCGACGGCGCTGGCCATCTCGGTGCTGTACAAGTTCGGCTTCAGCCCCGCGGCGCTCTTCAGCGAGGCGGTGAACCGCTACGGGCCGGAGGCGCTGGCGCCGGGCAAGCTGGTATCCAACCCGCTGGAGACCATCTCCCTGGGCCTGGCGCTGATGTTCGGCACGGCGGGCCTGCCGCACATCCTGATGCGCTTCTACACGGTGCCCAACGCGAAGGCGGCGCGCACCAGCGTGTTCTACGCCACGGGCCTCATCGGCTTCTTCTACCTGGTGACGTTCATCCTGGGCTTCGGCGCGTCCGTGCTGGTGGGCCGGCAGGCCATCGTGAGCGTGGACAAGGGCGGCAACATGGCGGCGCCCATGCTGGCGGAGGTGGTGGGCGGCACGGGCTTCCTGGGCTTCATCTCCGCGGTGTCCTTCGCCACCATCCTCGCGGTGGTGGCGGGCCTGACGCTGTCGGGCGCGGCGGCGCTGTCCCACGACCTGTGGTCCAGCGTGGTGCGCAAGGGACACGCGCCGGAGGCGGAGCAGCTCAAGGTGGCTCGCATCGCCAGCCTCGCGCTGGGCATCCTGGCCATCATCCTGGGCGTCGTCTTCAAGAACCAGAACGTGGCCTTCATGGTGGGCCTTGCGTTCGCCATCGCGGCGAGCGCGAACTTCCCCGCGCTGCTCCTGTCCATGCTGTGGAGGGGCTTCACCACCAAGGGCGCGGTGGCCAGCATGCTCACCGGTTCCATCAGCGCGGTGCTGCTCATCTTCCTGTCGCCCACGGTGCAGGTGGAGCTGCTGGGCAACGCGTCCGCCCTCTTCCCGCTGAAGAACCCGGGCATCGTCACCATCCCGCTGTCCTTCATCGTCGGCTGGGTGGTGTCGGTGCTGGCGCCAGAGGCGGAGGCGTCCGCGCGGTTCGCGGAGGTGGAGCACCGCATGCACGTGGGCGCCGCGGTCACGCCTCCGGTGACGGTCCCCACGGGCGTGACGGGCACGGTGCCCCCCGGCATCCCGGAGGCACCCCAAAAGATTTGA
- a CDS encoding DUF485 domain-containing protein codes for MYGNSKDEALKALAARRWRVAGALTVAMLVVYLGFILLVAFNRPLMGHQFMPGLSVGIVLGALTILCAWVLTGVYMSWANRKYDSALDELRR; via the coding sequence ATGTACGGCAATTCCAAGGACGAGGCGTTGAAGGCACTCGCCGCGCGGCGCTGGCGCGTGGCCGGCGCGCTGACGGTGGCGATGCTGGTCGTCTATCTGGGCTTCATCCTGCTGGTGGCCTTCAACCGGCCGCTGATGGGGCACCAGTTCATGCCGGGGCTGTCCGTCGGCATCGTGCTGGGAGCGCTCACCATCCTCTGCGCCTGGGTGCTGACGGGCGTCTACATGAGCTGGGCCAACCGCAAATACGACAGCGCCCTCGACGAACTGCGCCGCTGA